The nucleotide sequence CTCAAATAATTGATGGGCAACATCGAGTTGAAGGGATACGAGCGGCAATTAAAGCGAAACAATCAATTGGCGATTTGGAAGTTCCAGTGGCCTTTTATCAGAATCTCTCTACGCAAGAATGTGCCGATATTTTCCTTTCGATTAATACTGAACAGAAACCCGTTGCACGAAGCTTGGTTTATGACCTTTATGATGTTGCAAGCGATCATGTTGTCGATCCAGCAGCAGTGCGTGCACGTGATATAGCCGAACAGTTGAATGATCAGAAGGAATCGCCATTCAATGGTTTGATTCGCCTTCCAAACACAGAGGTAAAGAAGGGGCGGGTAGCTGGAAAGCAAAGCAACGGCGTCGACTTGTCCACAGTCGTTACCGCTCTCAAGCCCCTTGTGGAAGACAAGGGAGTCTTTGAACAGGTCGGAATAATCGAACTTCAAATGCAGGCGTCTGCTTTGCTCAATTTCTTTGAAGTGTTGAAGGGGTGGTATGCTGGTCTTTGGTCCGACAAAGACAACGTGTTTCTGACCGCTGCCGGATTCTCGGGCGCAGTCGACTTTTTCAAGAACAGGCTCGTTCCTTATTGTAATTCAAAAGGCTCTTTTGAGTTCAAAACTATCAATGAAGCGCTTGATTTGGATTCGCATGCAGTCATTCTTAGGTCGCATCTCAAAGGTCTCCAGGGTCGAGCTGCACTGCGTGCAGTGTCGGAGA is from Verrucomicrobiia bacterium and encodes:
- a CDS encoding DGQHR domain-containing protein codes for the protein MKTRTHLAVTLNQNNRKFFLTMLPARDLVQISYASVRNRDKEEGAVQRILNPRRIDSVKDFTLKGGDYPNCIILNWVDTHDKLKITGNKITVPLKDRAAQIIDGQHRVEGIRAAIKAKQSIGDLEVPVAFYQNLSTQECADIFLSINTEQKPVARSLVYDLYDVASDHVVDPAAVRARDIAEQLNDQKESPFNGLIRLPNTEVKKGRVAGKQSNGVDLSTVVTALKPLVEDKGVFEQVGIIELQMQASALLNFFEVLKGWYAGLWSDKDNVFLTAAGFSGAVDFFKNRLVPYCNSKGSFEFKTINEALDLDSHAVILRSHLKGLQGRAALRAVSEMLTERFNPKIAAGAKKLKF